GGTCGCGGCCTTCTTCTGCCCACTTGTCATAGACTTGCTGGCGGAAGTTCAGCGTCCAGTTGAAGCTCGGGCTGTTGTTGTACACCAGCTTTGCATTGGGGATCACCTCGCGCACCCGGCTGATCATGCCGCCGATCTGGCCGATGTGCGGCTTTTCGGTTTCGATCCACAGCAGGTCGGCCCCGTTCTGCAGCGACGTGATGCAGTCGAGCACGCAGCGATCCTCGCCGCTGCCGGCACGGAACTGGAACAGGTTGCTGGGCAGGCGCCGGGGCCGCAGCAGCTTGCCGTCGCGGGTGATGAGGACATCGCCGTTGCCGATCTCGCCCGCTGACACTTCCTCGCAATCGAGGAAGCTGTTGTACTGATCGCCCAGGTCGCCCGGTTCCTTGCTGAAGGCGATCTGCTTGGTGAGGCCGGCGCCCAGGCTGTCGGTGCGGGCGACGATCACGCCGTCCTCCACGCCGAGTTCGAGGAACGCGTACCGCACCGCGCGAATCTTCTGCAGGAAGTCTTCGTGCGGGACGGTGACCTTGCCGTCCTGGTGGCCGCATTGCTTCTCGTCGGAAACCTGGTTCTCGATCTGGATCGCGCAGGCCCCGGCCTCGATCATCTTCTTCGCCAGCAGGTACGTCGCCTCCGCATTGCCGAAGCCCGCGTCGATATCGGCGATGATCGGCACGACGTGCGTTTCGTGGTTGTCGATCGCGTGCTGGATGCGCGCCGCCTCCAGCTCGTCGCCGGCCTCCCGCGCCGTGTCGAGTTCGCGGAACAGGCCGCCCAGCTCGCGCGCGTCCGCCTGGCGCAGGAAGGTGTAGAGTTCCTCGATCAGCGCGGGCACGCTGGTTTTCTCGTGCATCGACTGATCGGGCAGGGGGCCGAATTCGCTGCGCAGGGCGGCGATCATCCAGCCCGACAGGTAGAGGTAACGGCCCTTCGTGGTGCCGAAATGCTTCTTGATCGCGATCATCTTCTGCTGGCCGATAAAGCCGTGCCAGCAGCCAAGGCTCTGCGTGTAAGCCGCGGGGTCGGCGTCGTATGCCGCCATGTCCTGCCGCATGATCCCGGCGGTATAGCGCGCGATGTCGAGCCCGGTGGGGAAGCGGTTCTGCAGGCGCATCCGGGCGGCGCTCTCGGCATCGATCGCCGCCCAGGCCGTGCCGGCGGTATCGATGGTGCGGCGGAAGTCGGCGATGTGGTTCTGATAGGTCATGTGCGCTGCCCTGGTGGAAGGTTGCCACCGTTCTACGTGGGCGGGCCGCGTTCGGAACGTATTTTTTACAAATAATCTTGTCTCGTTCGCGTGGTCACGGCAATATCGGCTGCAAACTTGTCAAGGAATTTACAAATGGTGGATGGGGCGCTGTTTGCCGGACCAGCACTGCGGCGCTTGCGCCGGCGCGAGGGGTTGAGCCAGTCGGCCATGGCCGCGCGCCTCGCCATATCGCCCAGCTACCTCAACCTTATCGAGCGCAACCAGCGGCCGGTCTCCGCCCGGGTCATCGTTCAGGTGGCCGACCAGTTCGACTTCGATCCGCGGCTGTTGCGCGAGGATGAGACGATCGGGGGTGTCGACGGGCTGGCCAGGCGATTGTCGGACGAACGCTTCGCCGACCTCGCGATCGATCGCGACGAGCTCAACGAATTTCTCGCCGCAGCGCCGCACGCCGCGGCGGCGTTCGCGCGGTTGTACGACAATGCCGCACCGGCCGCGCTGCGGGACGACCCGATTATCGCGGTTCGGCGGGAGATTGAACGCTGGCGCAATCATTTCGCCGATCTCGACACGGCGGCCGAGGCGCTGGCCGACGAATTGCGCCTGTCGCGCGGTGACACCGGCGCCGCGCTGACGGAGCGCCTGCGCGAACGGCACCAGATCGCGGTGCGCATCCTCCCGAACGACGTATTGCCGGATACGCTTCGCAGACTCGATCTCCACGCACGGCAGTTGCAGCTGAACGAGATGCTCGACCCCGCGTCGCGCACGTTCCAGGTTGCGATCCAGATCGCAGCGCTGGAGTTTCGCAGCGCGATCGCCAACCTGGCTGCCGCACCGCAGTTCGCCGATCCGTCCGCGCGCGGCCTGTTCGAACGCCATCTTACCGCTTACGTCGCGGCCGCCCTGGTCATGCCCTATGGCCGGTTCCTCCGTGCGTGCGAGGGGACCGGGTACGATCTGGCGGTGCTGGGCCGGCGCTTCGGCGTGGGCTTCGAACAGCTCGCTCACCGGCTCACCACCTTGCAGCGGGTCGGGCAGCGGGGCTTGCCGTTCTTCATGGCACGGATTGACCGGGCGGGGCAGGTCTCCAAGCGATACGCGGGCGCCAGCGGCGCTGCCTGGCTGGACGGGGACGCCAGCTGCCCCTTGTGGCTGGCCCACCGCGCATTCGAGCGGACGGGCGAACTGTGCGTTCACCCGGTCCTGGTGGACGGCGCGGGCGGGGCGCCGGCGCACTGGCTGACGATGGCCCGCACTGTCAACGGCCGCGGCGGCGCCCGCTTCGTCGTCGCACTGGGGGTGGA
This region of Tsuneonella aeria genomic DNA includes:
- a CDS encoding helix-turn-helix domain-containing protein translates to MVDGALFAGPALRRLRRREGLSQSAMAARLAISPSYLNLIERNQRPVSARVIVQVADQFDFDPRLLREDETIGGVDGLARRLSDERFADLAIDRDELNEFLAAAPHAAAAFARLYDNAAPAALRDDPIIAVRREIERWRNHFADLDTAAEALADELRLSRGDTGAALTERLRERHQIAVRILPNDVLPDTLRRLDLHARQLQLNEMLDPASRTFQVAIQIAALEFRSAIANLAAAPQFADPSARGLFERHLTAYVAAALVMPYGRFLRACEGTGYDLAVLGRRFGVGFEQLAHRLTTLQRVGQRGLPFFMARIDRAGQVSKRYAGASGAAWLDGDASCPLWLAHRAFERTGELCVHPVLVDGAGGAPAHWLTMARTVNGRGGARFVVALGVEAHMAADIAAARGISLRAEDATRIGQGCARCHVPNCVQRSLPPHGAVLQFPALEQGVTPFRFGG
- a CDS encoding isocitrate lyase; this translates as MTYQNHIADFRRTIDTAGTAWAAIDAESAARMRLQNRFPTGLDIARYTAGIMRQDMAAYDADPAAYTQSLGCWHGFIGQQKMIAIKKHFGTTKGRYLYLSGWMIAALRSEFGPLPDQSMHEKTSVPALIEELYTFLRQADARELGGLFRELDTAREAGDELEAARIQHAIDNHETHVVPIIADIDAGFGNAEATYLLAKKMIEAGACAIQIENQVSDEKQCGHQDGKVTVPHEDFLQKIRAVRYAFLELGVEDGVIVARTDSLGAGLTKQIAFSKEPGDLGDQYNSFLDCEEVSAGEIGNGDVLITRDGKLLRPRRLPSNLFQFRAGSGEDRCVLDCITSLQNGADLLWIETEKPHIGQIGGMISRVREVIPNAKLVYNNSPSFNWTLNFRQQVYDKWAEEGRDLSAYDRARLMHVDYDGTELADEADERIRTFQRDAAREAGIFHHLITLPTYHTAALSTDNLAREYFGDQGMLGYVRNVQREEIRQGIACVKHQNMSGSDIGDDHKEYFAGEAALKAGGEHNTMNQFAAA